In a single window of the Candidatus Zixiibacteriota bacterium genome:
- a CDS encoding Crp/Fnr family transcriptional regulator — MLTTIEKVIFLQNIDVFAEVPTEQLGLLATIAEEVDFVAGEVIYSEDEPSDALYLVLDGTVRLHRGEQEIAQATNKDAFGTWALFDEEPRVVTATVVDDALLLRVDREDFVDLLADNVQIAQGVMKTVVKRLRSLVERVA; from the coding sequence ATGCTCACAACTATTGAGAAAGTGATCTTTCTGCAAAATATCGATGTGTTCGCCGAAGTGCCCACCGAGCAACTGGGCTTGCTGGCCACCATTGCCGAAGAAGTGGACTTCGTGGCGGGCGAGGTCATCTATAGTGAGGATGAACCGTCGGACGCACTCTACCTGGTGCTTGATGGAACCGTCAGGCTGCATCGCGGCGAGCAGGAGATAGCGCAGGCGACCAACAAAGATGCTTTTGGCACCTGGGCGCTGTTCGATGAGGAACCACGGGTGGTGACGGCAACCGTTGTGGATGATGCCCTCTTGCTGCGCGTCGACCGGGAAGATTTCGTGGACCTTCTGGCCGACAATGTGCAAATCGCCCAGGGCGTAATGAAGACGGTCGTCAAGCGGCTGCGCAGTCTGGTGGAACGTGTGGCCTGA